A part of Ptychodera flava strain L36383 chromosome 11, AS_Pfla_20210202, whole genome shotgun sequence genomic DNA contains:
- the LOC139143196 gene encoding zinc finger MYM-type protein 2-like — MAEPLADTIDWETEFILSQIDIDDKEDFQLTEVQKEFRFHPPVDQETVEHYQKSRIPDNTAKMNRWGVTTWNEWMAQRNVFSENEASRTGKPAEYVPPLTEGIQAQKLNYWLSKFVIEARRQNGNRYPPDSLKQLCCSIARHLRDSCNRPDLNFMDKTNGTFLGLRNTLDGVMKELSREGIGTVKKQAQPYTIEHEEKLWQHSFDTSTALGLSYAVYFYMCKIFGLRAADEHSGLTVDQLSFQDDHIGEYVVFHGKPTKTDQGGLYRKPGQQFKTIKHYAQPENPRCVVKLFKTYLSYIPKKGPFYRRPLAKATDGKVKFSQQKIGVHTLRKYCQEMTTKAGIDGYFTGHSGKVTQATSLYRQEFDEQLITERTGHRSSAVRSYKRTNDEQVKAVSDALQPPKPKMEKKNPVIPVPTATIGNPSCTATSEKVTPATEIASTNKTICPDHNECGTACLPVNVTFTKGDRKLHIQF, encoded by the exons ATGGCCGAACCACTCGCCGACACGATTGACTGGGAAACAGAGTTCATCCTATCACAGATTGATATCGATGATAAGGAAGATTTTCAACTCACTGAAGTGCAGAAAGAGTTTCGCTTTCACCCTCCAGTCGATCAAGAAACTGTGGAGCATTACCAGAAATCACGTATTCCGGACAACACTGCCAAAATGAACCGTTGGGGTGTAACGACATGGAATGAATGGATGGCTCAGAGAaatgttttctctgaaaatgaAGCTAGTCGCACAGGTAAGCCTGCAGAATATGTACCACCCTTGACTGAAGGAATACAAGCACAGAAACTCAATTACTGGCTTTCTAAATTTGTAATTGAAGCAAGACGGCAGAATGGTAACCGCTACCCTCCAGATTCCCTGAAACAGCTGTGTTGTTCGATAGCACGTCATCTTCGAGATAGCTGCAACCGTCCTGACTTGAACTTTATGGACAAAACCAATGGCACATTTCTTGGTTTGAGAAACACTTTAGACGGCGTCATGAAAGAACTTTCGCGCGAAGGTATTGGTACAGTGAAAAAACAAGCCCAGCCGTACACTATTGAACACGAAGAAAAACTGTGGCAGCATTCCTTTGATACTTCGACTGCACTTGGTTTAAGTTATGCGGTGTACTTCTACATGTGCAAGATATTTGGGTTACGCGCGGCTGATGAACATTCAGGTTTAACTGTGGATCAATTATCTTTCCAGGACGACCATATCGGTGAATATGTGGTCTTTCACGGTAAACCTACAAAAACTGATCAAGGTGGTTTATATCGCAAGCCTGGTCAGCAGTTCAAGACCATCAAACATTACGCTCAACCAGAAAATCCTCgttgtgttgtgaaattgtTTAAGACCTATTTGTCGTATATTCCAAAGAAAGGGCCATTCTATAGACGACCTCTTGCTAAAGCAACGGACGGGAAAGTGAAATTCTCTCAACAGAAGATTGGAGTTCATACACTGCGTAAATACTGCCAAGAAATGACGACCAAAGCAGGAATTGATGGCTACTTCACTGGACATTCTGGAAAG GTCACACAGGCGACGAGTCTTTATCGTCAAGAGTTTGACGAGCAGTTGATAACTGAACGAACTGGACACAGAAGTTCAGCGGTTAGAAGTTACAAACGCACCAATGATGAACAAGTGAAAGCTGTATCCGATGCTCTTCAACCACCCAAGCcgaagatggaaaagaaaaatcCTGTCATTCCGGTGCCGACCGCCACAATCGGAAATCCAAGCTGCACCGCCACGTCAGAGAAAGTCACTCCTGCAACTGAAATTGcaagtacaaacaaaacaatatgtCCAGACCACAATGAGTGCGGTACTGCGTGTTTGCCTGTAAATGTAACTTTTACTAAAGGGGACAGAAAACTTCACATTCAGTTTTGA